A genome region from Camelina sativa cultivar DH55 chromosome 10, Cs, whole genome shotgun sequence includes the following:
- the LOC104718343 gene encoding regulatory protein NPR4 (The sequence of the model RefSeq protein was modified relative to this genomic sequence to represent the inferred CDS: added 118 bases not found in genome assembly): MAATAMEPSSSISFTSSHLSNPLPLVTTNHHAAANLEAVSLIKLSSNLDQLLTNPDCDYTDAEIIIEEEANPVSVHRCLLAARSKFFLDLFKKDKESSGKSEKKPKYQMKDLLPYGNVGREAFLHFLNYVYTGRLKSFPVEVSTCVDTVCAHDSCKPAIDFAVELMYASYVFQMPELVSSLQRRLCNYVEKSLVENVIPILLVAFHCDLTQLLDQCIERVARSDLDRFCIEKELPSEVSDKIKQLRVKSVNVPEVADKTLERTGKVLKALDSDDLELVKLLLTESDITLDQANGLHYAVAYSDPKVVTEVLDLNMADVNFRNSRGYTVLHFAAMRREPTIIISLIQKGANASDFTFDGRSAVNICRRLTMPKDYHTKNSRKEPSKDRLCIDILEREIRRNPLVSGDTPTCSHSMPEDLQMRLLYLEKRVGLAQLFFPAEADVAMDFANVEGTSECTGLVFPPPSNVTTGNLGQVDLNETPYAQTKRMLTRMEALMKTVETGRRYFPSCSEVLDKYMEEYMDEDIPDMSHPEKGSVKERRQKRMRYNELKNDVKKAYSKDKIARSCLSDSSPDSSLREILENST; the protein is encoded by the exons ATGGCTGCAACTGCAATGGAGCCATCTTCATCTATAAGCTTCACATCTTCTCACTTATCCAATCCTCTTCCTCTTGTTACAACTAATCATCACGCAGCTGCTAATCTTGAAGCTGTGAGTTTAATCAAGCTCAGCTCTAACTTGGACCAGCTTCTCACTAACCCTGATTGTGATTATACTGACGCAGAG ATCatcattgaagaagaagctaaccCTGTGAGTGTTCATAGATGCCTTTTAGCTGCTAGGAGCAAGTTTTTTCTTGATCTATTcaagaaagataaagagagtAGTGGAAAGAGtgagaagaaaccaaagtaTCAGATGAAAGATCTGTTGCCTTATGGAAATGTGGGACGCGAGGCGTTTCTGCATTTCTTGAACTATGTCTATACCGGGAGGTTGAAGTCTTTTCCTGTCGAGGTTTCCACTTGTGTTGATACAGTTTGTGCTCATGATTCTTGTAAACCCGCCATTGATTTTGCTGTTGAGTTGATGTATGCTTCGTATGTGTTTCAAATGCCAGAGCTGGTGTCATCGTTGCAG CGGAGGCTTTGTAACTATGTTGAGAAGTCACTAGTCGAGAATGTTATACCGATCCTCTTAGTTGCGTTTCATTGTGATTTGACTCAGCTTCTTGATCAATGCATAGAGAGAGTGGCGAGATCAGATTTAGATAGATTCTGTATTGAAAAGGAGCTTCCTTCCGAAGTATCAGATAAGATCAAACAGCTTCGAGTTAAGTCAGTGAACGTCCCCGAGGTGGCGGATAAAACGCTAGAGAGAACCGGGAAAGTACTCAAGGCATTAGATTCAGATGATTTGGAACTCGTGAAGCTTCTTTTGACTGAGTCAGATATAACACTAGACCAAGCCAATGGTCTGCATTATGCAGTGGCTTACAGTGATCCGAAAGTTGTGACCGAGGTTCTTGATCTAAACATGGCTGATGTGAATTTCAGAAATTCCCGGGGGTATACGGTTCTTCATTTTGCTGCTATGCGTAGAGAGCCAAC TCAAGGAAAGAACCTAGTAAAGACCGCTTATGCATCGATATCTTGGAAAGGGAAATTAGAAGGAATCCATTGGTTAGTGGGGATACACCCACTTGTTCCCATTCGATGCCAGAGGATCTCCAAATGAGGTTGTTATACTTAGAAAAGCGAG TGGGACTTGCTCAGTTGTTCTTCCCAGCAGAAGCTGATGTGGCTATGGACTTTGCTAATGTTGAAGGGACAAGCGAGTGTACAGGTCTTGTTTTCCCACCTCCATCAAATGTTACAACTGGAAACTTGggtcaagttgatttaaatgaAACGCCTTATGCGCAAACGAAAAGAATGCTTACACGTATGGAAGCACTCATGAAAACAG TTGAGACAGGACGGAGGTATTTCCCATCTTGTTCTGAGGTTCTGGATAAGTACATGGAAGAGTATATGGACGAAGACATCCCAGATATGTCGCATCCGGAGAAAGGCTCTGTTAAAGAGAGAAGACAGAAGAGGATGAGATATAACGAGCTGAAGAACGATGTCAAAAAAGCGTATAGCAAAGACAAGATTGCACGGTCTTGTCTATCTGATTCATCACCAGATTCTTCTCTTAGAGAGATCTTAGAGAACTCAACATAA
- the LOC104718342 gene encoding E3 ubiquitin-protein ligase ARIH1, whose protein sequence is MEDQEVSCECEELLPLNHLGDEEEFRSCCGDEEVWLKESDDDSGKVAEEEEKEKKDELDDDFSVKMFFKGVSISERGDSGSGYSGIGVVLEGRGDFELIQVQKKLEFYVEESVANYLALMDGLGVALQNNIRSVVAVTDSELLFNQITREEQLEIPLLVALRERVMEKTSNLDGFVLKLAPFCDLDDALSLAQVAVGIVSSNLDEAKPTENCSICCEDRQSEMMLTLKCTHKFCSHCMKTFVEGKVQSSEVPIRCPQVQCKHYLLATECKSFLPVATFKLFEEANMRSKNNGKIYCPYPNCSFLLDPQECPSSGRASSSSSTHESENSCCVECPVCERFVCVDCGVPWHASMSCEEFQILPVDERYPDDITLHRLARYKRWRRCQQCRIMIELAQGCNHMTCRCGHEFCYSCGAEYREGQQSCTCAFWDDDEEDQENSVEENTIQEVEQWAWDAFSTIPTVMDAYSEQERSQLALIQRFLAGGGFSLSDHHTSYQSPPPCTESSYVEAAMKDLHQLPWLERFVSVISDDYYEEYNSQ, encoded by the exons ATGGAAGACCAAGAAGTGTCCTGTGAATGTGAGGAGCTTCTTCCATTGAATCACTTAGGAGATGAGGAGGAGTTTAGAAGCTGTTGTGGTGATGAAGAAGTTTGGTTAAAGGAGAGTGATGATGACTCAGGTAAAGtagcagaggaggaggagaaagagaaaaaagatgaacttgatgatgatttctctgTTAAGATGTTCTTTAAAGGAGTTTCGATATCCGAAAGAGGAGACTCGGGTTCTGGCTATTCGGGAATTGGTGTTGTGTTGGAGGGAAGAGGAGATTTTGAGTTGATTCAGGTTCAGAAGAAGTTGGAGTTTTATGTTGAAGAGTCTGTAGCTAACTATTTAGCTTTGATGGATGGTCTTGGAGTAGCTTTACAGAATAATATCCGCTCTGTGGTTGCTGTAACCGATTCCGAATTGCTCTTTAATCAG ATAACTCGTGAGGAGCAGCTCGAGATCCCTCTTCTGGTAGCTCTGAGAGAAAGGGTAATGGAGAAAACAAGTAACCTTGATGGGTTTGTTCTAAAGCTTGCTCCTTTCTGTGATCTTGATGATGCTCTAAGCTTGGCTCAAGTGGCGGTAGGAATCGTTTCTTCTAACCTCGATGAGGCTAAGCCAACTGAGAACTGCTCGATCTGCTGTGAAGACCGTCAGTCTGAGATGATGCTAACATTGAAGTGCACTCACAAATTCTGTTCCCATTGCATGAAAACTTTTGTCGAAGGGAAAGTACAGTCTTCAGAAGTTCCCATCAGGTGTCCTCAAGTGCAATGCAAGCATTATCTCTTAGCCACGGAATGCAAATCGTTTCTGCCCGTTGCTACTTTCAAACTATTCGAAGAAGCAAACATGCGTAGTAAGAATAATGGCAAGATTTACTGCCCATATCCCAATTGCTCTTTTCTGTTAGACCCGCAAGAATGTCCATCATCAGGAAGGGCAAGCTCAAGCTCGTCTACTCATGAGTCAGAGAATAGCTGCTGTGTGGAGTGTCCGGTCTGTGAGAGGTTTGTGTGTGTGGACTGTGGTGTTCCTTGGCATGCTTCTATGAGCTGTGAAGAGTTTCAGATTCTTCCGGTTGATGAAAGATATCCAGATGATATAACATTGCATCGCTTGGCGAGGTATAAGAGGTGGAGACGGTGTCAGCAATGCCGTATAATGATTGAGCTTGCTCAAGGCTGCAACCACATGACTTGCCG GTGCGGGCACGAGTTTTGCTACTCGTGTGGAGCAGAGTACAGAGAAGGGCAACAGAGTTGCACATGCGCTTTTTGGGACGATGacgaagaagatcaagaaaactCAGTAGAGGAAAACACAATCCAAGAAGTTGAGCAATGGGCTTGGGACGCATTTAGCACAATTCCAACTGTAATGGACGCTTACTCTGAGCAAGAAAGATCTCAGCTTGCTCTGATCCAAAGGTTCTTAGCAGGTGGAGGGTTTAGTCTCAGTGATCACCATACTTCTTATCAGTCCCCACCGCCATGTACAGAGTCATCGTATGTTGAAGCCGCAATGAAAGATCTTCATCAGCTTCCTTGGCTTGAGAGGTTTGTGTCTGTTATAAGTGATGATTACTATGAAGAGTATAATAGCCAGTGA
- the LOC104718341 gene encoding fe(2+) transport protein 2-like, producing MATTKLFMKLVYILLILFTFTVSPAISTSAEGCDSGSDNPCVDKAKAFPLKLVAIVAILTTSLIGVASPLFSRYISFLRPDGNGFMIVKCFSSGIILGTGFMHVLPDSFEMLSSECLSDYPWHRFPFAGFVAMLSGLVTLAIDSITTSLYTGKDTVGPVPDEYDIDQEKAIRIVGHNHSHGHGVVLATKDDGQLLRYRVIAMVLELGILFHSVVIGLSLGATNDACTIKGLIIALCFHHLFEGMGLGGCILQADFTTVKKILMALLFAGTTPCGIFLGIALSNIYRDNSPTALITIGLLNACSAGMLIYMALVDLLATEFMGSMLQGSVKLQIKCFVAALLGCAVMSIVALWA from the exons ATGGCTACTACCAAACTATTCATGAAGCTCGTCTACATTCTCCTAATCCTGTTCACCTTCACCGTATCTCCGGCGATCTCAACCTCCGCTGAAGGTTGCGACAGCGGCTCGGACAATCCGTGCGTCGATAAAGCTAAGGCATTCCCACTCAAACTCGTAGCCATTGTAGCCATCCTTACGACAAGCTTGATAGGCGTAGCGTCACCTCTTTTCAGCCGTTACATTTCGTTCCTCCGTCCCGATGGCAATGGTTTCATGATTGTAAAATGTTTTTCTTCCGGAATCATCCTTGGAACCGGTTTCATGCATGTCTTGCCTGACTCTTTCGAGATGTTGTCATCGGAATGTCTTAGCGATTATCCGTGGCATAGGTTCCCTTTCGCTGGTTTTGTTGCTATGTTGTCCGGTCTAGTCACTCTAGCCATTGACTCTATTACCACCAGCCTTTATACTGGTAAGGACACAGTTGGACCAGTGCCTGACGAGTATGACATTGATCAAGAGAAGGCAATTCGAATTGTAGGCCACAATCACAGTCACGGTCATGGTGTAGTGCTAGCAACTAAAGATGATGGACAACTTTTGCGGTACCGTGTTATTGCCATG GTATTGGAGCTTGGGATTTTATTTCATTCGGTTGTCATTGGACTATCTCTAGGAGCAACTAATGATGCATGTACCATTAAAGGACTCATCATAGCTCTGTGCTTCCATCACTTGTTCGAAGGAATGGGTCTTGGTGGCTGCATCCTCCAG GCAGATTTTACAACTGTGAAGAAGATCTTGATGGCATTACTTTTCGCTGGAACAACACCTTGTGGTATCTTTCTTGGAATCGCATTGTCGAATATCTATAGAGATAACAGTCCAACCGCATTGATTACGATTGGACTGTTAAATGCTTGTTCGGCCGGAATGCTCATATACATGGCCCTCGTCGACCTTCTAGCTACAGAGTTCATGGGATCAATGCTCCAAGGCAGCGTCAAACTCCAGATCAAGTGCTTCGTGGCCGCTTTGCTCGGCTGCGCCGTAATGTCGATCGTTGCCTTGTGGGCTTAG